TGCTTCGCCCACGCATGAATTGCTGATCGAGCAATCGGTGCTCGGTTGGAAAGAGTACGAAATGGAGGTGGTGCGCGATAAAAACGACAACTGCATCATCATCTGCTCCATTGAAAACTTCGACCCGATGGGCGTGCATACCGGCGACTCGATTACGGTTGCGCCCGCGCAAACGCTCACCGACAAAGAATACCAAATCATGCGCAATGCTTCGCTGGCGGTGCTGCGCGAAATCGGCGTGGACACGGGCGGCTCGAACGTGCAGTTTGCCATCAACCCTGAAAACGGCGAGATGATTGTGATTGAGATGAACCCGCGCGTGAGCCGTTCTTCGGCGCTGGCTTCCAAAGCCACGGGCTTTCCGATTGCGAAAGTGGCGGCGAAACTGGCGGTGGGCTTCACGTTGGACGAATTGCGCAACGACATCACCGGCGGCCGCACGCCCGCGTCTTTCGAGCCTTCGATTGACTATGTGGTAACGAAAATCCCGCGTTTTGCGTTTGAGAAATTCCCCGCTGCCGACGACCGCCTGACCACGCAAATGAAATCGGTGGGCGAAGTGATGGCGATGGGCCGCACGATTCAGGAATCGATGCAGAAAGCCCTGCGCGGTTTGGAAACCGGTTTGTGCGGCTTTAATCCGCGTACTCAGGACGCTGCGGAAATCCGCCGTGAATTGGCGAATCCGGGGCCTGAAAGAATGTTGTTTGTTGCTGATGCATTCCGCGCAGGATTCAGCAAGGAAGAGATCCACGAAATTTGCGCGATTGATCCGTGGTTCTTGGCGCAAATTGAAGACTTGGTTAAAGAAGAGCAGGCGGTTGCGGCAGGTACGTTACAGGCTTTGGGTTATGCTGATTTACGCCGTCTGAAACGAAAAGGCTTCTCAGATAAACGCCTGTCTCAATTGTTGAATGTGAGCGAAAAAGCTGTTCGCGAGCACCGTTACAGTCTGAATCTGCACCCGGTTTATAAGCGTGTCGATACTTGTGCGGCAGAGTTTGCAACGGATACTGCTTACCTCTATTCCACTTACGAAGAGGAATGCGAAGCGAGGCCGTCTGAAAAACGCAAAGTGATGATTCTCGGCGGCGGCCCCAACCGCATCGGTCAAGGTATCGAGTTCGACTATTGCTGCGTGCACGCCGCGCTGGCGCTGCGTGAATCGGGGTTTGAAACCATTATGGTGAACTGCAACCCCGAAACCGTGTCCACCGACTTCGATACTTCCGACCGCCTCTACTTCGAGCCACTTACTCTGGAAGACGTGCTGGAAATCGTGCGCACCGAAAATCCGTGGGGCGTGATTGTGCACTACGGCGGCCAAACCCCGCTGAAACTCGCCAATGCTTTGGTGGAAAACGGCGTGAACATCATCGGCACGTCCGCCGATTCGATTGACGCCGCCGAAGACCGCGAACGCTTCCAAAAAGTGCTCAACGACCTCGGCCTGCGCCAACCGCCCAACCGCACCGCGCGCAACGAAGAAGAAGCACTGCGTTTGGCCGAAGAAATCGGCTATCCGCTGGTGGTGCGCCCGTCTTATGTGTTGGGTGGTCGTGCAATGCAAGTGGTTCACAGTCAAGACCAATTGAAAACCTATATGCGCGAAGCGGTTCAGGTATCGGAAGACAGCCCGGTGTTGCTGGACTTCTTCTTGAATAATGCCATTGAGGTTGATGTGGATTGTGTGTCTGACGGTAAAGATGTTGTGATCGGCGGCATTATGCAGCACGTTGAGCAGGCCGGTATCCACTCGGGCGATTCTGGCTGTTCGCTGCCTCCATACTCGCTCTCCGAAGACATTCAAGACGAAATTCGCCGCCAAACCAAAGCGATGGCTTACGCACTGAACGTAGTCGGTTTGATGAACGTACAATTTGCCGTGCAAGACGGCGTGGTGTTCGTGCTGGAAGTGAACCCGCGCGCGTCGCGTACCGTGCCGTTTGTTTCTAAAGCTACCAGCGTGCCTTTGGCTAAAATCGGCGCACGTTGCATGGCGGGCATCAGCCTGAAAGAGCAAGGCGTTGAAAAAGAAGTGATTCCGGACTTCTACGCTGTAAAAGAAGCGGTATTCCCATTCATTAAATTCCCCGGTGTAGATACCATTCTAGGTCCGGAAATGCGCTCAACCGGTGAAGTAATGGGTGTGGCAGAAACATTCGGTGAAGCTTATTTGAAAGCCCAATTGGGTGCCGGAGAGCGTATGCCTGCGACAGGTAAAGTCTTCTTGGCAGTAAAAGATGAAGATAAACCTTTGGTAGTGAAAACGGCACAAAACTTCCAAGCTTTGGGGTATGGTGTATGCGCCACCAGAGGCACGGCAGCTTATCTGAAAGAACAAGGTGTGACTGTCCAAGTGGTCAACAAAGTATTGGAAGGACGCCCGCATATCGTTGATGCAATCAAAAACGGTGAGATTGCAATGGTGGTAAATACGGTTGTGAGTAATCCTCAAGCCGTTGCAGACAGCCATTCTATCCGCCGCAGCGCTTTAACCCAGCGAGTGCCCCAATATACAACGGTTGCGGGCGGTGAAGCGATGAGTGAAGGTGTGAAGAGCTTAAACAACATCAGCGTTTACAGTGTTCAAGAGTTACATAGCCGTTTGCGTAAATAATGGTTTGGTATTAATAGATATGTAAGGAAAAAAGGCCGTCTGAAAATTCAGGCGGCCTTTTTAGTTTTGTGTTTTGTTTTTAGTTTTGGACAAGCTTTGTAAAATCTTTTGAAATAAAAACCGATAATAAATAGGGGTTTGTCTGATTTTTAGTATTTTTGTTAGTTTTTTGGTTGACGATTGTTTTTTGTTGGCGTATAGTTCGGTTCTTCGCTGCTGACGCGGTGAAGCAAAAAGAACAGAAGATTATACCACAGTTGATGATTGGTTTTAAGTTTTTTGAGGCCGGGTATTGACAAGATGTTTTGGTGGTGTATAATTCTGCTCCGCTCTTTAACAAACAGATTACCGATAAGTGTGAGTGCAATTGAGCCTCACACTGCGACAAAAACAGACAAGATAAAATTTTTGTCGGTTTCTTTGAAGCAGACCAGAAGTTAAAAAGTTAGAGATTGAACATAAGAGTTTGATCCTGGCTCAGATTGAACGCTGGCGGCATGCTTTACACATGCAAGTCGGACGGCAGCACAGAGAAGCTTGCTTCTTGGGTGGCGAGTGGCGAACGGGTGAGTAATATATTGGAACGTACCGAGTAATGGGGGATAACTTGCCGAAAGGTAAGCTAATACCGCATACGCTCTGAGGAGGAAAGCAGGGGACCTTCGGGCCTTGCGTTATTCGAGCGGCCAATATCTGATTAGCTAGTTGGTGGGGTAAAGGCCTACCAAGGCGACGATCAGTAGCGGGTCTGAGAGGATGATCCGCCACACTGGGACTGAGACACGGCCCAGACTCCTACGGGAGGCAGCAGTGGGGAATTTTGGACAATGGGCGCAAGCCTGATCCAGCCATGCCGCGTGTCTGAAGAAGGCCTTCGGGTTGTAAAGGACTTTTGTCAGGGAAGAAAAGGTTGTGGCTAATATCCATGACTGATGACGGTACCTGAAGAATAAGCACCGGCTAACTACGTGCCAGCAGCCGCGGTAATACGTAGGGTGCGAGCGTTAATCGGAATTACTGGGCGTAAAGCGAGCGCAGACGGTTACTTAAGCAGGATGTGAAATCCCCGGGCTCAACCTGGGAACTGCGTTCTGAACTGGGTGACTAGAGTATGTCAGAGGGGGGTAGAATTCCACGTGTAGCAGTGAAATGCGTAGAGATGTGGAGGAATACCGATGGCGAAGGCAGCCCCCTGGGATAATACTGACGTTCATGCTCGAAAGCGTGGGTAGCAAACAGGATTAGATACCCTGGTAGTCCACGCCCTAAACGATGTCAATTAGCTGTTGGGCAACTTGATTGCTTAGTAGCGTAGCTAACGCGTGAAATTGACCGCCTGGGGAGTACGGTCGCAAGATTAAAACTCAAAGGAATTGACGGGGACCCGCACAAGCGGTGGATGATGTGGATTAATTCGATGCAACGCGAAGAACCTTACCTGGTCTTGACATGTACGGAATCCTCCGGAGACGGAGGAGTGCCTTCGGGAGCCGTAACACAGGTGCTGCATGGCTGTCGTCAGCTCGTGTCGTGAGATGTTGGGTTAAGTCCCGCAACGAGCGCAACCCTTGTCATTAGTTGCCATCATTAAGTTGGGCACTCTAATGAGACTGCCGGTGACAAACCGGAGGAAGGTGGGGATGACGTCAAGTCCTCATGGCCCTTATGACCAGGGCTTCACACGTCATACAATGGTCGGTACAGAGGGTAGCCAAGCCGCGAGGTGGAGCCAATCTCACAAAACCGATCGTAGTCCGGATTGCACTCTGCAACTCGAGTGCATGAAGTCGGAATCGCTAGTAATCGCAGGTCAGCATACTGCGGTGAATACGTTCCCGGGTCTTGTACACACCGCCCGTCACACCATGGGAGTGGGGGATACCAGAAGTAGGTAGGGTAACCGCAAGGAGCCCGCTTACCACGGTATGCTTCATGACTGGGGTGAAGTCGTAACAAGGTAGCCGTAGGGGAACCTGCGGCTGGATCACCTCCTTTCTAGAGAAAAAGAGGTTTGGTTGTACTCACACTTATCGGTAAACTGTATTTAAAGAAGCAAGGAAGAAAACAAAGGCCTTGGGTTTGTAGCTCAGCTGGTTAGAGCACACGCTTGATAAGCGTGGGGTCGGAGGTTCAAGTCCTCCCAGACCCACCAAACGACAGGTTAGGTTGAGCCATCTACAATGGGGGCATAGCTCAGTTGGTAGAGCACCTGCTTTGCAAGCAGGGGGTCATCGGTTCGATCCCGTTTGCCTCCACCACTTCCCAAATCAAAACAAGTTGGCTGGTTAAGTATATTAAGTAAAGTATACTTAACAAGTTTATTGACTTTAACAAGTCAAGTGCTATAATAGCTAGCTCGTTTTGATTTGCGAAGTGAAGAAAAAAATCTTCTAAGCATACGATCTTTAACAAATTGGAAAGCCGAAATCAACAAACAAAGAAAATGTTGGTTTACCCTGTAAGTAAGCTGATGCAACAGATTACTTACTACTTTAAATAGTAGGGAGTAAACGAACAGTATTTGGGTGATGATTGTATCGACCGGACTGTGAAATACAAAAGGCACAGTTCGGTACACAACAAGCAGTAAGCTTTGTCAAAGTAGAGACTTCAAGTTGCGTAGGTAGTCAACGCCGAAACAACGAAGTCAGAGAGGTTCTTGAAATGATAGAGTCAAGTGAATAAGTGCATCAGGTGGATGCCTTGGCGATGATAGGCGACGAAGGACGTGTAAGCCTGCGAAAAGCATCGGGGAGCTGGCAATAAAGCTATGATCCGGTGATGTCCGAATGGGGAAACCCACCGTATTCTGTACGGTATCCTTATCTGAATACATAGGATAAGCGAAGCGAACCCGGAGAACTGAACCATCTAAGTACCCGGAGGAAAAGAAATCAACCGAGATTCCGTAAGTAGTGGCGAGCGAACGCGGAGGAGCCTGTATATAATAACCGATATGCTAGAAGAACAAGCTGGGAAGCTTGGCCATAGTGGGTGACAGCCCCGTATTCGAAAGCAAATTGGTGGTACTAAGTATACGAAAAGTAGGGCGGGACACGTGGAATCCTGTCCGAAGATGGGGGGACCATCCTCCAAGGCTAAATACTCATCATCGACCGATAGTGAACCAGTACCGTGAGGGAAAGGCGAAAAGAACCCCGGGAGGGGAGTGAAATAGAACCTGAAACCTGATGCATACAAACAGTGGGAGCCTATTAATTGGGTGACTGCGTACCTTTTGTATAATGGGTCAACGACTTACATTCAGTAGCGAGCTTAACCGGATAGGGGAGGCGTAGGGAAACCGAGTCTTAATAGGGCGCTGAGTTGCTGGGTGTAGACCCGAAACCGAGTGATCTATCCATGGCCAGGATGAAGGTGCCGTAACAGGTACTGGAGGTCCGAACCCACGCATGTTGCAAAATGCGGGGATGAGCTGTGGATAGGGGTGAAAGGCTAAACAAACTCGGAGATAGCTGGTTCTCCCCGAAAACTATTTAGGTAGTGCCTCATGTATCACTTCCGGGGGTAAAGCACTGTTATGGCTAGGGGGTCATTGCGACTTACCAACCCATGGCAAACTAAGAATACCGGAAAGTGCAATCATGGGAGACAGACAGCGGGTGCTAACGTCCGTTGTCGAGAGGGAAACAACCCAGACCGCCAGCTAAGGTCCCAAATGATAGATTAAGTGGTAAACGAAGTGGGAAGGCCCAGACAGCCAGGATGTTGGCTTAGAAGCAGCCATCATTTAAAGAAAGCGTAATAGCTCACTGGTCGAGTCGTCCTGCGCGGAAGATGTAACGGGGCTCAAATCTATAACCGAAGCTGCGGATGCACCTAGTGCATGGTAGGGGAGCGTTCTGTAGGCCGATGAAGGTGACTTGAGAAGGTTGCTGGAGGTATCAGAAGTGCGAATGTTGACATGAGTAGCGATAAAGCGGGTGAAAAGCCCGCTCGCCGAAAGCCCAAGGTTTCCTACGCAACGTTCATCGGCGTAGGGTGAGTCGGCCCCTAAGGCGAGGCAGAAATGCGTAGTCGATGGGAAACGGGTTAATATTCCCGTACTTTGATTTAGTGCGATGTGGGGACGGAGAAGGTTAGGTTAGCAAGCTGTTGGAATAGCTTGTTTAAGCCGGTAGGTGGAAGACTTAGGCAAATCCGGGTCTTCTTAACACCGAGAAGTGATGACGAGTGTCTACGGACATGAAGTAACCGATACCACGCTTCCAGGAAAAGCCACTAAGCTTCAGCTAAATCAGAACCGTACCGCAAACCGACACAGGTGGGCAGGATGAGAATTCTAAGGCGCTTGAGAGAACTCGGGAGAAGGAACTCGGCAAATTGATACCGTAACTTCGGGAGAAGGTATGCCCTTCGATGTGAAAGACTTGCTCTGTAAGCATTGGAGGGTCGCAGAGAATCGGTGGCTGCGACTGTTTATTAAAAACACAGCACTCTGCTAACACGAAAGTGGACGTATAGGGTGTGACGCCTGCCCGGTGCTGGAAGGTTAATTGAAGATGTGCAAGCATCGGATCGAAGCCCCAGTAAACGGCGGCCGTAACTATAACGGTCCTAAGGTAGCGAAATTCCTTGTCGGGTAAGTTCCGACCCGCACGAATGGCGTAACGATGGCCACACTGTCTCCTCCCGAGACTCAGCGAAGTTGAAATGGTTGTGAAGATGCAATCTCCCCGCTGCTAGACGGAAAGACCCCGTGAACCTTTACTGTAGCTTTGCATTGGACTTTGAAGTCACTTGTGTAGGATAGGTGGGAGGCTTAGAAGCAGAGACGCCAGTTTCTGTGGAGCCGTCCTTGAAATACCACCCTGGTGTCTTTGAGGTTCTAACCCAGGTCCGTCATCCGGATCGGGGACCGTGCATGGTAGGCAGTTTGACTGGGGCGGTCTCCTCCCAAAGAGTAACGGAGGAGTTCGAAGGTTACCTAGGTCCGGTCGGAAATCGGACTGATAGTGCAATGGCAAAAGGTAGCTTAACTGCGAGACCGACAAGTCGAGCAGGTGCGAAAGCAGGACATAGTGATCCGGTGGTTCTGTATGGAAGGGCCATCGCTCAACGGATAAAAGGTACTCCGGGGATAACAGGCTGATTCCGCCCAAGAGTTCATATCGACGGCGGAGTTTGGCACCTCGATGTCGGCTCATCACATCCTGGGGCTGTAGTCGGTCCCAAGGGTATGGCTGTTCGCCATTTAAAGTGGTACGTGAGCTGGGTTTAAAACGTCGTGAGACAGTTTGGTCCCTATCTGCAGTGGGCGTTGGAAGTTTGACGGGGGCTGCTCCTAGTACGAGAGGACCGGAGTGGACGAACCTCTGGTGTACCGGTTGTGACGCCAGTCGCATCGCCGGGTAGCTAAGTTCGGAAGAGATAAGCGCTGAAAGCATCTAAGCGCGAAACTCGCCTGAAGATGAGACTTCCCTTGCGGTTTAACCGCACTAAAGAGTCGTTCGAGACCAGGACGTTGATAGGTCGGGTGTGGAAGCGCAGTAATGCGTGCAGCTAACCGATACTAATTGCTCGTGAGGCTTGACTCTATCATTTGAAGAACTTCAGATGAAAGCTTACTGTATCCTGACAGGATACGATACAAACATTACCGAATATTGATTGTTGGTTCTGAATTCAAGTAATTCGGACGGCTTACCGATTTGTACAGTTTACGTCTGGCGGCCATAGCGAGTTGGTCCCACGCCTTCCCATCCCGAACAGGACCGTGAAACGACTCAGCGCCGATGATAGTGTGGATACCCATGTGAAAGTAGGTCACTGCCAGACACCCATTCCGAACCCCTGACTGCATTTGCCGTCAGGGGTTTCTTCATTTGCATACCTTCTCTTCTGTGCTGTGCCGTCCTTATCGTGCGGGCGGGTGCTGCAAACGGCCGTGAGGTGGTGAAAACGTGGCGGAAGCCCCGTCCGGTGTTGGATAATTAGAGTAACAGTTTCCGAAATGAATAAAACGGTTGAATCCGAACCGGAATCTCTTTATGATAGACGGCTTGAGGTGCGGTTTCTGCATACCGATGCCGGAAGCGCACCGTGATGCCAACCGGATTTAAGAAAGGGGAAGACGATGAAACGATATCTGTTGGGTTTGGCCGGAGTGCTGCTGTCGGCGCTGTCCTTGGCGGCGGTGAACATCAACACCGCAACGGCGGAGGAATTGAAGGCGCTGCCGGGTATCGGTCCGGCGAAGGCGGAGGCGATTGTGGCCTACCGCAGTGCGAACGGTCCGTTCAAAGCGGTGGAGGACTTGAAGAAGGTGAAGGGGATAGGCGAAGGCGTGTACGGCCGTCTGAAGGATGAGGCGACGGTGGCGGGGGTGAAGAAGAAGGAGGCGAAGCCGCTGGCGAAGAAAGACGGAAGCAAAAAACCTTAAGCGGACGGAGGGTTCGCGCAGTCTGTCCGGGGGCGTACCGGGTTGGTACGTATCTGTCGGAGAAGCCGTCCTTAGGGGGCGGCTTTGTTTGTATGGGGTTGGGCCGTCTGAAAAGGGTTAGGCCGTCTGAAAAAGGTTAGGCCGAGACCTTTGCAAAATAGCCCCTTTACCCAACAGCCGAAAACCAAACACAGGATTTCGGCTGTTTTCCGTTCTAAATATCCCTTCATTCCCCTCAAATACCCGATAATCGGGTATCTGAGCTGCCTTTCAGACGGCAACAGGCGCACGTAGCCTGTTGGCTGCTTTCAGCAGGTTCAAACACATCGCCTTCAGATGGCTTTGCGCACTCACTTTGCTCAGACCAAAATAAGTTGCCCGGGCATGGCGGAATTTACGGTGCAGCGTACCAAAGCTTTGTTCGACCACATAACGGGTTTTCGATAAGTGTCGGTTACGTTTGGTTTGCGCTTCCGTCAACGGCCGGTTGCGGTGGGATTTGCACATGATGCCGTCCCGCAACTGATGTTCTTCCAGATGTTGCCGGTTTTCCATACTGTCGTAGCCTTTATCGGCATAGACAGTCGTGCCTTTGGCTAGGCCTTCCAACAAAGGCAGCAGGTGTTTGCACTCATGGGCATTGGCGGCAGTGATGTGCAGTTTCTCAATATAGCCTTCCGCATCGGTACGGGTATGTTGTTTGTAACCCAGTCTGTATCGGCCGTCTTTCTTTACCCAACGGGCATCGCTGTCTTTACTCGGTGTGGTTTGGCTGTTGACCCGCCCTTCGTCATCCACTTCTATGGCCTGACGCTGTTTGCCGCCGGCCGTCTGAATAATGGTAGCATCAACGATGGCGGCGGATGCTTTCTCTACTTTTAAGCCCTTGTCAGTCAGTTGGCGGTTAATCAGATCCAGTAGTTCGGCCAAGGTGTTGTCTTGCGCCAGCCAGTTGCGGAAACGGCAGAGGGTGCTGTGGTCGGGAATGCAAAAGTCGTCAAAGCGGCAGAAGAGTTGGAAATCGATGCGGGTGATGAGGCTGTATTCGAGTTCGGGGTCGGAAAGGCTGTGCCATTGGCCGAGTAAAACGGCTTTGAACATGGACAGCAGGGGATAAGCTGGACGGCCGCGGTGGTCTCGAAGGTAACGGGTTCTTTGATGGTTGAGGTAATGCTCGATCGGTTGCCAATCAATCACCTGCTCCAGCTTCAGTAGAGGAAAGCGGTCGATGTGTTTGGCAATCATGGCTTGTGCGGTTTGCTGAAAGAAGGTGCTCATGAAAAATCCCCTAAATGTCTTGGGAGGGAATTTAGGGGATTGTGGGGAATTTTGCAAAGGTCTCAGGCCGTCTGAACGAGAGGGGAGGCTAGGGAGGAGGAAGTGTGGATGTCGCCATTCGCTTTAGAATGATATGGGTTTTGTTACGTAGCACTTTATCGTTTGGATGTGCTGCATAATATAGAGGGCGTGGCACACGGGCGGCTAGGTTTGCTGCCTGTTGTTTACTCAGGTTGGAAGCAGGTTTTCGGTAAAAATGTTGTGCCGCAGCTTCTGCGCCAAATACGCCGGGAGCCCATTCGATGGTGTTTAAATATAAAGCAAAAATACGGTCTTTATCCGTTGTTGCTTCCATCATGGCAGTAATTGCGGCTTCTTCCAGTTTTCTAATATAGCTGCGTTGATCGTTTAGAAATAGGTTTTTAGCTAATTGTTGGCTGATAGTAGAGCCGCCTGCTCTAACTTTTCCAGTTTTTTGGTTCCGTTTAATGGCATTTCTGATTCCGCTCCAATCAAAGCCGCTATGGTCGGCAAATTTTGCGTCTTCAGAAGCAATTAATGCTTTTTTTAGATTAGTTGAGATTTTGTTGTAAGTTATCCAATCATAATGAAAGTCAACAGATCTTCCTTCATTTCTGAATTCTTTCATGCGCATGTTCATAAAAGCTGTTTTGTTTGGGGCGATAGCACGATAAGTCAGAATATTACCGTAAACATAGGCGTTGAAGAGAATAACTGCGGCGAAAGGTAAGATAATCAGCCACTTAAACAGTTTCATATTCTTTTCTCATAATTTTTGTCACGGTGGCAATATCAGGTTTAAAACCACGCCATAACTCATAGGCAAAGGCGGCTTGTGCTACAAGCATACCCAAACCGTCGGCTATATAATGGGCTCCTGAGTTTTGGGCAAAATTAAGGAAGTTTTCTGCAGCAGTGCCATATACCATGTCGTATGCCAACTCACAGGCGGTAAAGACTTCCGGTTGTATATTCGGTATTGCTCCGCTTAGGCCGCCGGAAGTACCATTAATAATGATGTCGAAGTGGTTATGTGGCAATTTCTCAAGTAAGGCCGTCTGAATTTTGAATGTTTCGGCTAAGATTATTGCTTTTTCAGGTGTTCGGTTCGCAATGGTGATGCTGGCCGGCATTTGTTTCTGAATAATCGGAATAACGCCGCGAACTGCACCGCCTGCCCCTAAAATCAATATTTTTTTGTCTTGTATACTTGTTTTGAGAACTTCGGTAATGTCTTTAACCAAGCCGACCCCGTCGGTATTGTCTCCACGAATACGTCCATTCTCCAATTTGATGAGAGTGTTGACTGCGCCTGCTGCTTTGGCCCGCTCAGAAAGCTCGTCAACCCAATCAAAAGCAGCAGTTTTAAAAGGTACGGTAACATTAGCTCCGCAGCCGCCTTCGTTGAAAAAATGTTCTACGGTAGAGGTGAAATTATTTTCTTCAGCTAAAATCCGCTCATATTTGATTGAAACACCTTCTTGACAGGCAAAATATTGGTGGATTTGCGGGGACTTGCTATGAGCAATCGGGTTTCCGAAAACAGCATATTTCGGTACAGTATGTTTTTTCATCTTGGGTAACCCATTGTAAATACTGCTGCCATTATATAGCAAACCCGTTTGATTTTTATTGTGGCCTTATGGTTGGTTTTACAGGGTTCTGTGCTTTCTTGAGGCCGTCTGAAATTTTCAGACGGCCTCAAGAATTGATAGCAGGGGAAATTGTAAACAATTTTATGTGCTGTTTGGTTTGGTTTGAGCCGTGCTGCAGTTATAGTTAATTAATTTTAAAAATAAAAAATATAAAAATAATCAAATTGAATGTTTGTATGATTTTTTAGAAACTTCTGAAAAGCATTTTATTTTTCAGCAAAGATATATTTTTCCCCCTGATTTATGGCAAAATATGCCCCGTAAACCGCTATTGTGTTTGTGTGGCGGATGCAGGATAAACAAGCATAACCACCCTCTATTATTTCCCCAGGAGCTTTACCATGTCTGTTAAAGATGTAGTCAAACTGATTGAAGAAAACGAAGTACGCTATGTTGATTTGCGCTTTACCGATACGAAAGGCAAACAGCAGCACGTTACCGTTCCTGCCCGTATCGTATTGGAAGATCCGGAAGATTGGTTTGAAAACGGTCAGGCTTTTGACGGTTC
Above is a genomic segment from Neisseria weaveri containing:
- the carB gene encoding carbamoyl-phosphate synthase large subunit; its protein translation is MPKRTDLKSILIIGAGPIVIGQACEFDYSGAQACKALREEGYKVILVNSNPATIMTDPEMADVTYIEPIMWQTVEKIIAKERPDAVLPTMGGQTALNCALDLARNGVLAKYNVELIGATEDAIDKAEDRGRFKEAMEKIGLSCPKSFVCHTMNEALAAQEQVGFPTLIRPSFTMGGSGGGIAYNKDEFLAICERGFDASPTHELLIEQSVLGWKEYEMEVVRDKNDNCIIICSIENFDPMGVHTGDSITVAPAQTLTDKEYQIMRNASLAVLREIGVDTGGSNVQFAINPENGEMIVIEMNPRVSRSSALASKATGFPIAKVAAKLAVGFTLDELRNDITGGRTPASFEPSIDYVVTKIPRFAFEKFPAADDRLTTQMKSVGEVMAMGRTIQESMQKALRGLETGLCGFNPRTQDAAEIRRELANPGPERMLFVADAFRAGFSKEEIHEICAIDPWFLAQIEDLVKEEQAVAAGTLQALGYADLRRLKRKGFSDKRLSQLLNVSEKAVREHRYSLNLHPVYKRVDTCAAEFATDTAYLYSTYEEECEARPSEKRKVMILGGGPNRIGQGIEFDYCCVHAALALRESGFETIMVNCNPETVSTDFDTSDRLYFEPLTLEDVLEIVRTENPWGVIVHYGGQTPLKLANALVENGVNIIGTSADSIDAAEDRERFQKVLNDLGLRQPPNRTARNEEEALRLAEEIGYPLVVRPSYVLGGRAMQVVHSQDQLKTYMREAVQVSEDSPVLLDFFLNNAIEVDVDCVSDGKDVVIGGIMQHVEQAGIHSGDSGCSLPPYSLSEDIQDEIRRQTKAMAYALNVVGLMNVQFAVQDGVVFVLEVNPRASRTVPFVSKATSVPLAKIGARCMAGISLKEQGVEKEVIPDFYAVKEAVFPFIKFPGVDTILGPEMRSTGEVMGVAETFGEAYLKAQLGAGERMPATGKVFLAVKDEDKPLVVKTAQNFQALGYGVCATRGTAAYLKEQGVTVQVVNKVLEGRPHIVDAIKNGEIAMVVNTVVSNPQAVADSHSIRRSALTQRVPQYTTVAGGEAMSEGVKSLNNISVYSVQELHSRLRK
- a CDS encoding ComEA family DNA-binding protein; this translates as MKRYLLGLAGVLLSALSLAAVNINTATAEELKALPGIGPAKAEAIVAYRSANGPFKAVEDLKKVKGIGEGVYGRLKDEATVAGVKKKEAKPLAKKDGSKKP
- a CDS encoding IS5 family transposase yields the protein MSTFFQQTAQAMIAKHIDRFPLLKLEQVIDWQPIEHYLNHQRTRYLRDHRGRPAYPLLSMFKAVLLGQWHSLSDPELEYSLITRIDFQLFCRFDDFCIPDHSTLCRFRNWLAQDNTLAELLDLINRQLTDKGLKVEKASAAIVDATIIQTAGGKQRQAIEVDDEGRVNSQTTPSKDSDARWVKKDGRYRLGYKQHTRTDAEGYIEKLHITAANAHECKHLLPLLEGLAKGTTVYADKGYDSMENRQHLEEHQLRDGIMCKSHRNRPLTEAQTKRNRHLSKTRYVVEQSFGTLHRKFRHARATYFGLSKVSAQSHLKAMCLNLLKAANRLRAPVAV
- the mtgA gene encoding monofunctional biosynthetic peptidoglycan transglycosylase, which produces MKLFKWLIILPFAAVILFNAYVYGNILTYRAIAPNKTAFMNMRMKEFRNEGRSVDFHYDWITYNKISTNLKKALIASEDAKFADHSGFDWSGIRNAIKRNQKTGKVRAGGSTISQQLAKNLFLNDQRSYIRKLEEAAITAMMEATTDKDRIFALYLNTIEWAPGVFGAEAAAQHFYRKPASNLSKQQAANLAARVPRPLYYAAHPNDKVLRNKTHIILKRMATSTLPPP
- the aroE gene encoding shikimate dehydrogenase; this translates as MKKHTVPKYAVFGNPIAHSKSPQIHQYFACQEGVSIKYERILAEENNFTSTVEHFFNEGGCGANVTVPFKTAAFDWVDELSERAKAAGAVNTLIKLENGRIRGDNTDGVGLVKDITEVLKTSIQDKKILILGAGGAVRGVIPIIQKQMPASITIANRTPEKAIILAETFKIQTALLEKLPHNHFDIIINGTSGGLSGAIPNIQPEVFTACELAYDMVYGTAAENFLNFAQNSGAHYIADGLGMLVAQAAFAYELWRGFKPDIATVTKIMRKEYETV